GTGGTTTTAAGGTCACTACAGTAACCAGGTGGCAAAATTCCATATTTTAACATTTCTTCTGTTATAGGACTGTGCCTTGGAGGCTGGTACAAATGTAACAGGTGGCCAAACAGTTATGAACCCATGGTGTACCATTGGAGGAGTAGCATCTTCTGTGTGCCAAACTTCAGAACTTATAATGTTAGTCACTCTCCTTGTAATGCCTACTAGTATTTATAGGAAACTTTTGTTATTCAGGCCAGACAATGCTGTTGTAGGAGATGTGCTGGTTCTAACAAAGCCATTGGGCACGCAAGTAGCTGTCAATGCGCACCAGTGGTTAGATTTGCAAGATCGTTGGAACAGGATTAAATTGGTTGTGTCGGAAGATGACGTACGCAAAGCTTACCTCCGTTCGATTGATTCCATGGCAAGATTGAATAGAACTGGTATTGAAGTATATAAATTTCTACGTTTTAAGGAAATTCTTTAAATCGTTTTATTGCCGATTATCATTCTAGCTGCTCGTTTGATGCACAAATATAACGCTCATGCGGCTACGGATGTGACTGGATTTGGACTTTTAGGTCATGCACAGAACCTTGCTGCCCACCAAAAGAATGAAGTTTCGTTTGTTATACATAATTTACCCGTAATAGCAAAAATGGCTGCTGTTGCCAAGGCATGTGGTAATATGTTCCAGCTGCTTCAAGGTCTTTCTGCCGAAACCTCAGGTAACTCCCCCTACCTTAAAGATGCATCACCGCATTGAAATATAATTCGTCATTTTTTATTAGGTGGTATGCTCATTTGTCTTCCTCGTGAACAAGCTGCAGCATATTGCAAAGACATTGAAAAAACAGAAGGATACCAAGCCTGGATTATTGGCATCGTTGAAAAGGGGAATCGCACTGCACGAATTATAGACAAACCGCGAGTCATCGAAGttccagcaaaagaaaaagaaggtgaACTTTGGTAAAGTACGAAGATACCATCGCatcatttgtctttttttttcttctcaatatGCAAAAGTTTTATGTCATATATATGTCCTGGGGGGGCGGGCACTTGTTTATAGAGCCCAAAAAGACAATAAGAGTTGTGTACGTCCAATGAACCGAAACAAAGAAACTGTTAACTCAGTCTTGTTATCGATGAAGTATACACGACACACTCCATCTTAGTAGTTTTAATTGGTTTCCCTTGCCTCAACGTTATTCCTTCTTCATCaacgtgtttttctttctaaaacGGCAAATTTACTGTCGTTTTGAATAATAACAAGAAAATACAGTTTCACAAATCATCATTTGAATGTGTACATATATTGCCCCAATATCGTTAACCAAATGAACTGACAATTACATTACAGTTCATCTTTAGAGACAACATCGGCCTGTGACAACGGCACATCGGAAGACTCGCCTTGATCTGTTGGAACAGATGCTTCAGGAATAGAATCAAGAGCTGCCTTACAACTGAATGTCAGAATAAGGATAagaatcattttaaaaaatcaagtcATCTTGGAAAATATGAGGAGTCTACCTATCAAAAATTTCTTCAACGGTTGTTTTAGTACTCCATGCCTTCAACACTCTTCCATTATGATCGACCAAATATTTATAAAAGTTCCAATCAGGGTGAACAGATGACTGatctataaaataaaattcatttgGTGAGCATTGTGATAATTTTCAGTCTAAGTGTCACTCACTTATGAGATTCTTGAAAGCAGGATGAGCATTTTCTCCAATGACATCGATTTTGGAGAACATCGGAAACTCAACAGCATAGTTAgtttttgcaaaatttaaaattacttcATCTTCGTGAGGTTCTTGTTCTCCAAACTGATTACAAGGAAATGCAAGGACATTGAATTTTTGGTTGTAGCTAAGAATGTCTTGGAGTCGTTTCAATGCTCTGTAGCTGGAATCGGTGTATCCACACAGACTAGCAACATTGACTACCAAAGAAACCTGTGATAAACAGTTTATAAGCACAATGATCTGTTTTAACCAGTAAAATTCCTATTACCTTTCCTCGATATTCCTCCAATGACACTTCTTCGCCTTCTATATCCTGAACGGTAAACGTGTAAAAATCTGGAAGATCATCACTTTTAGAGATTGCAAgagtggcaaaaaaaaaaattagcacGTGACAGCAAATCATTTTGGTAAGTAACTTTTTGGGTGACGTGTACAGCGTCTGACAGTCACGTAGTCGCACGCTAGTTTGAATGGTATGTCGGAATATTGCCTCGAGCGCCAAAAGTTGAGTTCCTTGCCTCCTTCGGCCACCGGCTagaagtttcttttttaactttgCGGTACATGGCACATTCATCTTGGAAGTAGAAAATGCCGTGAAAGAATACCATGTATAGAAAAAAGCATCGCATTTTAAACAGCACAACGAATAGTTTAAAAGAAATGAGTTCcaacagaaatttttttttactatattTATTTCAAGTTTGCCAATTCCAAGAGTTACACCAGAATTGTCACACATAAGTACGAAATGAATGGGTTTTCACAATCACTCCTGGACGCCATaaatcatttcatttcatgCACTTCATAGCCCTAGGGTCCTAAATTATTACTTCCAGATTATGAATTACGATATAGATATTACGTTAAGGGCTTGCGTAGTTAAATGGCATTGAATAAATGAATAGTGTCAGAGGTTCCGACTTCTTTTGGGCCTCTTTTAAGCGCTCAGATTTATTTGGAAAATGCGGTACtgaagagaaaaataatacGAAATTACTGTTCCGTCAAATTAAAACATAGGAAATGATTCAGAAACCTTCGATTCCGAAAATTTATTGAAGAATCGCCAGGGCATTTCTCTATTCCACTCGGCTGATGTGAGAAATGTTCGCTATCACGTTTAGCAACAATGAAGACAGGCACCTCAGCCATTACGGTGGCCTTCAGCGGTGTCTGGGATACTTTAAGCTTAACATGAACTCGGTAAGAGATGATGAAACCAAAAATATCAGAATGACTGGGATCGGCAAAAAGAGTACTCGGTGCTAACTGGGAGACGTTTGAACTTACACACCGCCGAACAGCTAACCCCTCTTGTTTAGTACCCGTAGTGGCACGCGGAACAAGCATAACAGTCTGGTCATAAGGAATAATTCAATCATGTTTTTATTGCAAATTTAATGCAAAACTGGACGTGACTCACCTGATTAAGGGTCCCTCCGGGTGCAATGGGAAAGCCGGTATGAGTTTCCATGCGATTGACCGGCACTTTGCGTTTGCCCTCGGAAAAAGAGAGCTTGTAAAATTGAGTCAATGTGATCTGTGGAATAAATTGTCGTTTTTAATAGgctcaaataatttttttaaaagcacATCATTACTTTCATGCCTCTGATGTTTTTGTTGGACTGATTGGTAATAGAAATATTGATGATAAGGGGTTCGCCATCGACGACGGATGTCTTTTCTAAGCAAACTTCCATATCCACACGACCGAGAGCGAGCAATAGAGGACGACTGACTGTAACTGCTGGTGGTATCCAAACAGCCGATTTCTCAGCCGATCCGTGCCTCTGAATCAAATCCACATCAAACTGGATAGTGCTCCTGTAATAGTAGGAtcattttatattttcaaagGAAACCATaacatttgcaaaaattttataaatgaTGACGCAAACCGTTTGTGAGGTTGGCAACTGCCTCTGTAGAGACAAAAGACTTCGATGAAATGCTTTATTCCACAGGGTTCTCCTTTCATCGCCGATGGCTGCTGAATAGTTAAACTCGGCCCAATACCTGAAGGCCATTCGAAATGGAAGGGATAGCAAGTGTTTCCATAAATCCGTAGAAGATTTGCCTAATCGTCGGTACATTTGAATTTGATTATAACCTTGCCATTATCTCATTGCTATCAAtttcatgtttgttttttgttttttttaacacaatcAATCggtaattttcattttgtataaGTAATGCAACATTTACTACAAAAAAGTTCTACTACCCAATTGAATGGGAACTAATTACACAACATTCTAAGGTACTGATAGTAGAATTCATTTATCAAGTTGGCTATACCTACTACTACTCTATAGTTATGATTGGTAAAGTAACAAAGTGTCAATGTTTACCTGCATCTCTGTTAGATGCTCTGGTATGGGCACTTTGTTTACAATCACGTTGGCCAGGCATATTTCTTTTGACAGGTTTAAGCCCATCACTTCGTCATCTTCGCGTCCATAACGTACCGTGCTAACTAACTGCACAGCAATTGAACGTTCCGGGTGAACATATTCACGATCTACCACTATTGCTGCATCTAGAATCAAATCATAAGATTATTTCTACTGAAGTGGGCACATGATTTTCTACGTTGTATAGTTCTAGATAAATGGCTTTATAGAACAGCGGCACCTGCCTATTGGTTGAATCCATGAAAGATAATCAACGAATTCCCTTTGTGGTATGAACAGTGTAATCtgtggaaaaataaaagtagcaacaaaaaaatgacgaGGAAAACTGTTTTTGTGAAAACACCTTCCCGTTTGGTGTCATTTTGGTAAAAACAGAATCGGCAGCAGATGACGACATGACGAAATCCAAGTCTTAGCAGCTGATCTTTGCAACTCATTCGAATCAGCTATAACTGAAACGAGAAAGCAGAGATCCCAACCACTTGGTAAAAGGCAAACCGGACAGAGTCTGTGCCCGACAACGTCGCTCACCTAAACAACAAAGACTGTGGGATACACGGGgcaaaaatttgtttataaCCGATAGGCTTCTACCAGTCGTTAGGTTGGTTGAATCACAGATTCATCACGTGTCTATCGTTTTCTGCGTCGTTGACCTTTTTCAGCTTACCACCCTATCGAGAAGCCAAAATCTCTAAACAAAAAGGATTACACATAAGTTAGGTTTAGAAtgaaatagcaaaaaaaaaaaaaaaaaaatttagactTTGACTCAtaattgaattgtttttaCATGTGAACTATCCGACACTCAATAAGGTTTCATTTCAAAGGTGCACGTGCAACTGTTACTAACAAATTTTACGACGAAAATGTTTTTCGTGAGGGAACAATATGCCTCACAAGGTAAGTAAGGAAGTTTACTAAGCAGGGCTAGATAGGTAGGACTAGGTAACATATTGCTAGGTAGTTACTACTCTAACATTCAAGCGCATTGGCTGTTATGACTAATAATCTAGACAATATTATGGTGTTAAACGAATAGAACGGTAATGAGCAAAAATCAGCTGTCATTTTTTACAGGCTTAGCGGCATTTACAGACATTTCAGCTCATCTTAGATTTTATCACCAACACGGAAAAAGACGTACATGGCTTCACGTATTGTGTATgttctattttaaaaattcggtAAAGACACGTCAACGAGTAGCTACAGCAGTAAAGATCAACAGCCAAGAGGAAGCAAGAAAAATACGGTAACATAAAGCCTATAGTGTATAAGTATCAAAACGGTAGCATAATGTTATATACATTGCGTTGATTATGAAACAAGACAAGCATAACTCCCAGAGTTAAGTCCAGGCCATTGTCCTtcttttaaatcatttttttttttttgggttttacGGTTGTTGATGCCGGCCTGTAGGGCAAGAAATCAGACGACATCTTTTGTCCCGACGAACATCAAACTTTgtcgaaaatattttttttttatgtaaccAACAGTAATGACCATTAAGCCTATCTTTTATATCCCGTAGTCTGTCAAAAGAAAGCGGATGGATCCTGTTCGAGAAACATTAGATGTCCTGGTCTTCTACTGACCACTGATGTGTTGTTCGATAAATTATTTGGATTCACTTGGTAAAAGCCAGAAGAAAGGGAGGTAGAAGGTAATGTTGGATCCTGAACCAAAAAGCTTACTCGGCGTGATTCACGAACGCCATTGTTAACAGTTATTGGTTCTTGTTTTTCCGAACTGTTAGGACGGTACGATCCCGTACTGCTGAAAGACCCACGAGTCCCAGAACTGTACTCAGTTTCCGAGAATTCGCTTCCTGTCGTGTTACCAACATAAAGGTGAGACCCTTTTATTTGTAAAAGTTTGTCTGAACATCTACCTGAGAAAGTACGAAGGTTTCTTCGTTGCATTCGTTCGGGGAGACGGTTGTTAGGGACAATTGTCGTTTCGGTGGTCTTAGTGGCATTTGATAAGTTAGACAATCGACTGTTGGTTTGCGTGAGTTTCCTGTTAGTTCCTGATTTGCTTTCAGGGCCGACGACTGATTGTCGGCGCTGCGAATTGGTGTTGTTCGTCATTGTGGATGACCATTTACCCATCTGGAACACGTGCggaattttgaaataattacACTTGTTTAGAAAGAGAACATTGGCAATCTTACCCGGTTGTCCCTATGGCGTCTCCAGCGCTCTTTGATGGCATTACGAACTTCATCGTTCAAGATACATCGAAACAGCATTATTGTTACTCCCTGTAAATATTGCGCAATTACATCACATCGTAAAGACTACATGATACAAACAATCACTATTCACCTGTAGACCATTGGTAATGGTGAAAATGTAAGCA
This sequence is a window from Daphnia magna isolate NIES linkage group LG7, ASM2063170v1.1, whole genome shotgun sequence. Protein-coding genes within it:
- the LOC123474435 gene encoding glutathione peroxidase 7-like, whose translation is MICCHVLIFFFATLAISKSDDLPDFYTFTVQDIEGEEVSLEEYRGKVSLVVNVASLCGYTDSSYRALKRLQDILSYNQKFNVLAFPCNQFGEQEPHEDEVILNFAKTNYAVEFPMFSKIDVIGENAHPAFKNLINQSSVHPDWNFYKYLVDHNGRVLKAWSTKTTVEEIFDSCKAALDSIPEASVPTDQGESSDVPLSQADVVSKDEL
- the LOC123466259 gene encoding inactive selenide, water dikinase-like protein, whose amino-acid sequence is MESSSVTQEALAAVQAVQLELTGENATSLSLRRPFDPVAHDLDASFRLTRYADLKGUGCKCSQDVLGKLLLSAGLQDDDANIQDHEQSQYLHFPYTRIGVGMDASVTPLRHGGLSLVQTTDFFYPLVDDPYMQGKIAAANVLSDLYAMGVTECDNMLMLVGISTKMTEKERDIVMPLIMRGFKDCALEAGTNVTGGQTVMNPWCTIGGVASSVCQTSELIMPDNAVVGDVLVLTKPLGTQVAVNAHQWLDLQDRWNRIKLVVSEDDVRKAYLRSIDSMARLNRTAARLMHKYNAHAATDVTGFGLLGHAQNLAAHQKNEVSFVIHNLPVIAKMAAVAKACGNMFQLLQGLSAETSGGMLICLPREQAAAYCKDIEKTEGYQAWIIGIVEKGNRTARIIDKPRVIEVPAKEKEGELW
- the LOC123474436 gene encoding phosrestin-2-like isoform X1 yields the protein MSSSAADSVFTKMTPNGKITLFIPQREFVDYLSWIQPIDAAIVVDREYVHPERSIAVQLVSTVRYGREDDEVMGLNLSKEICLANVIVNKVPIPEHLTEMQANLLRIYGNTCYPFHFEWPSGIGPSLTIQQPSAMKGEPCGIKHFIEVFCLYRGSCQPHKRSTIQFDVDLIQRHGSAEKSAVWIPPAVTVSRPLLLALGRVDMEVCLEKTSVVDGEPLIINISITNQSNKNIRGMKITLTQFYKLSFSEGKRKVPVNRMETHTGFPIAPGGTLNQTVMLVPRATTGTKQEGLAVRRCVSSNVSQLAPSTLFADPSHSDIFGFIISYRVHVKLKVSQTPLKATVMAEVPVFIVAKRDSEHFSHQPSGIEKCPGDSSINFRNRSTAFSK
- the LOC123474436 gene encoding phosrestin-2-like isoform X2, which translates into the protein MGLNLSKEICLANVIVNKVPIPEHLTEMQANLLRIYGNTCYPFHFEWPSGIGPSLTIQQPSAMKGEPCGIKHFIEVFCLYRGSCQPHKRSTIQFDVDLIQRHGSAEKSAVWIPPAVTVSRPLLLALGRVDMEVCLEKTSVVDGEPLIINISITNQSNKNIRGMKITLTQFYKLSFSEGKRKVPVNRMETHTGFPIAPGGTLNQTVMLVPRATTGTKQEGLAVRRCVSSNVSQLAPSTLFADPSHSDIFGFIISYRVHVKLKVSQTPLKATVMAEVPVFIVAKRDSEHFSHQPSGIEKCPGDSSINFRNRSTAFSK